A single genomic interval of Cucumis sativus cultivar 9930 chromosome 7, Cucumber_9930_V3, whole genome shotgun sequence harbors:
- the LOC101214480 gene encoding RING-H2 finger protein ATL60 — protein MEEQASTISHPFGDSIAMELTGKIMLAAILILCLVIAFVLLLQLYSRWFLSRLHQSSSDSATNQESPVSTTLRKGLDSAVLHSIPVVVFSPADFKEGLECAVCLSELSEGEKARLLPRCNHGFHVDCIDMWFKSNSTCPLCRNPVAITEPNSEQNPETGSSMESPIFPTNVLFWGNQMQVSSRGVCLEEPQISSSSSSTSSSINTMVVIDIPNEPSTSGAGTCFADEEMGSVVTNRLRTLKRLLSRERRIGTNPIPSDIEQEGIVQS, from the coding sequence ATGGAGGAACAAGCATCCACAATCAGTCATCCCTTTGGCGACTCCATTGCAATGGAGCTCACCGGCAAAATCATGCTCGCCGCTATTTTAATTCTCTGTTTAGTCATTGCCTTCGTTCTCCTTCTCCAGCTTTACTCTCGTTGGTTCTTATCTCGCCTTCACCAATCCTCCTCTGATTCCGCCACAAATCAAGAATCCCCTGTTTCCACTACATTGCGCAAGGGTCTTGATTCCGCCGTCCTCCACTCAATTCCGGTGGTGGTGTTCTCGCCGGCGGATTTCAAAGAGGGATTAGAATGTGCTGTGTGTTTGTCGGAGTTAAGTGAAGGGGAGAAAGCTCGGTTGCTTCCGAGATGTAACCATGGCTTCCATGTCGATTGTATTGATATGTGGTTCAAATCGAATTCCACCTGCCCTCTTTGTAGAAACCCAGTGGCAATCACAGAACCGAATTCAGAACAGAATCCAGAAACTGGGTCTTCAATGGAGTCTCCGATTTTTCCTACTAATGTTCTGTTTTGGGGGAATCAAATGCAGGTTAGTTCGAGAGGGGTTTGTTTAGAAGAACCTcagatttcttcttcttcttcttctacttcttcttcgATAAATACAATGGTGGTAATAGACATTCCAAACGAGCCCTCTACATCCGGCGCCGGAACTTGTTTCGCCGATGAAGAGATGGGATCGGTTGTGACGAACAGATTGAGAACATTGAAAAGGCTTTTGAGCAGAGAGAGAAGAATTGGGACCAATCCCATTCCTTCAGATATTGAACAGGAAGGGATAGTGCAAAGCTAA